Proteins co-encoded in one Prescottella sp. R16 genomic window:
- a CDS encoding arabinosyltransferase domain-containing protein produces MPDASTAPAPTRDVRTARLVAIVGGVLGAILALATPFLPVQQDAASISWPQNGALTSVEAPLVTYTPQNLHVTVPCTAVGQLPDTGGALVATAPTPAERAEADGLVIKVDAASDTEPARLRAVLRDTALLSLPLDRMHGCADIVVTSDATGTTAAVTGLPDEQATTVTGDIRPQMVGIFTDLQGTPPAGLDVRADLDSRFSSSPTPIKLVAMIGAVLATLVSLVALHRLDSVDGRRARRFLPARWWKIGAVDGVVIGGLAVWHVIGANTSDDGYLLTMARVSEHAGYMANYFRWFGVPEAPFGWYYDVLVLFTKVSTASMWMRLPTLIAGILCWMIISREVLPRLGRTVRRDTVAIWTGGLVFLAFWMPFDNGLRPEPIIALGALLTWCSIERAIATGRMLPAAVAVLIAAFSLAAGPTGLIAIAALIAGARPVVQVLVRRARTVGVTAQLAPVLAAGTVVLVAVFADQTLASVLEATRVRSAVGPNVAWFDERVRWDALLGISPDGSLARRFGVFVMLLCLVVCVMMMLRRGGRIPGTSAGPSRRILGIVFASLLLMSFTPTKWTHHFGVYAGLAGSVAALAAVTVAGASLRSKRNRTLFAAGVLAILALAFTGSNGWWYVSSYGVPWWDKPPMILGKGFSTVFLGLTVLALLLAAWFHIREPHEKTVPGNGGRLARTRRWSPAPLTLAAAAIVLFELLSLIKGAVAQYPSYSIAQSNLRSLTGNTCALADYVLVENDPNVGMLTLLNRPTDTTGAAAFRATESTGFTPNGVAGDLTADKENVATGGANSVDTGTGTDTQDQDRTGTRAGTSGGTESTAGINGSSVTLPYGLDPATTPVLGSHQNGAQQAADLVTGWYGLPDRSADTPILSIAAAGRIHSVDPDGVVTPGQLLEIEYGRQATDGSVEVLGRIAPIDIGPAPSWRNLRVPLDQLPADANTVRIVASDTGLAPDQWLAVTPPRVPHMQTLQTVVGSSAPVLLDWSVGLAFPCQRPFDHHDGVAEVPEYRILPDRVGAQATNAWQDAIGGGPLGWTSLLLNAQTVPTYLADDWRRDWGSLERFTPIVESARPATVDVEQIRRSGLWSPGPIRNAPPA; encoded by the coding sequence GTGCCCGACGCCTCGACCGCCCCCGCCCCCACCCGCGATGTGCGGACCGCCCGGCTCGTCGCGATCGTCGGAGGCGTCCTCGGCGCGATCCTCGCCCTCGCCACCCCGTTCCTGCCCGTGCAACAGGACGCGGCATCGATCAGCTGGCCGCAGAACGGGGCGCTCACGAGCGTCGAAGCACCCCTGGTGACCTACACGCCCCAGAACCTGCACGTGACCGTGCCCTGCACGGCCGTCGGACAACTCCCCGACACCGGCGGCGCCCTCGTCGCGACCGCACCCACCCCCGCCGAACGCGCCGAAGCCGACGGGCTCGTCATCAAGGTCGACGCCGCGTCCGACACCGAACCCGCCCGCCTCCGCGCCGTCCTGCGCGACACCGCCCTGCTGTCGCTGCCCCTCGACCGGATGCACGGCTGCGCCGACATCGTCGTCACCTCCGACGCCACCGGCACCACCGCCGCCGTCACCGGACTGCCCGACGAACAGGCCACCACCGTCACCGGCGACATCCGGCCACAGATGGTGGGCATCTTCACCGACCTGCAGGGCACCCCGCCCGCCGGCCTCGACGTGCGCGCCGACCTGGACTCCCGGTTCTCGTCGAGCCCCACCCCGATCAAACTCGTCGCGATGATCGGCGCGGTGCTCGCCACCCTCGTCTCCCTCGTCGCGCTGCACCGGCTCGACAGCGTCGACGGCCGCCGTGCCCGCCGCTTCCTGCCCGCCCGCTGGTGGAAGATCGGCGCCGTCGACGGTGTCGTGATCGGCGGACTGGCCGTGTGGCACGTCATCGGCGCCAACACCTCCGACGACGGCTACCTCCTCACCATGGCGCGGGTGTCCGAACACGCCGGCTACATGGCCAACTACTTCCGCTGGTTCGGCGTCCCCGAAGCCCCCTTCGGCTGGTACTACGACGTACTGGTGCTGTTCACGAAGGTGAGCACCGCCAGCATGTGGATGCGGCTGCCCACACTGATCGCCGGCATCCTCTGCTGGATGATCATCAGCCGCGAGGTGCTGCCGCGGCTCGGCCGGACCGTCCGCCGCGACACCGTCGCGATATGGACCGGTGGCCTCGTCTTCCTGGCCTTCTGGATGCCGTTCGACAACGGCCTGCGCCCCGAACCGATCATCGCGCTCGGCGCCCTGCTGACCTGGTGCTCCATCGAACGTGCCATCGCCACCGGCCGCATGCTGCCCGCCGCCGTCGCCGTCCTGATCGCCGCGTTCTCCCTCGCCGCCGGTCCCACCGGCCTGATCGCGATCGCCGCGCTCATCGCCGGCGCCCGACCCGTCGTGCAGGTCCTCGTCCGTCGCGCCCGCACCGTCGGCGTCACCGCCCAACTCGCACCCGTACTCGCAGCCGGCACCGTCGTCCTCGTCGCCGTGTTCGCCGACCAGACCCTCGCATCCGTCCTCGAAGCCACCCGCGTTCGCTCCGCCGTCGGCCCCAACGTCGCCTGGTTCGACGAACGCGTCCGCTGGGACGCCCTCCTCGGTATCTCCCCCGACGGCTCCCTCGCCCGCCGCTTCGGTGTCTTCGTCATGCTGCTGTGCCTCGTCGTGTGCGTGATGATGATGCTGCGCCGCGGCGGCCGCATCCCCGGCACCTCCGCCGGGCCGTCCCGCCGCATCCTCGGCATCGTGTTCGCGTCCCTGCTGTTGATGAGCTTCACGCCCACCAAATGGACCCACCACTTCGGCGTGTACGCCGGCCTCGCCGGCTCCGTCGCCGCCCTCGCCGCCGTCACCGTCGCCGGTGCCAGCCTGCGTTCCAAGCGCAACCGCACCCTGTTCGCCGCCGGCGTCCTGGCCATCCTGGCGCTCGCCTTCACCGGCTCCAACGGCTGGTGGTACGTCTCCAGCTACGGCGTCCCCTGGTGGGACAAGCCTCCGATGATCCTCGGCAAGGGCTTCTCCACCGTGTTCCTCGGCCTGACCGTGCTCGCACTCCTCCTCGCCGCGTGGTTCCACATCCGCGAACCACACGAGAAGACCGTGCCGGGCAACGGGGGCCGCCTCGCCCGCACCCGGCGCTGGTCCCCCGCACCACTCACCCTCGCCGCCGCCGCCATCGTCCTCTTCGAACTGCTGTCGCTGATCAAGGGTGCCGTCGCCCAGTACCCGTCGTACTCGATCGCACAATCCAACCTGCGGTCACTGACCGGGAACACGTGCGCACTCGCCGACTACGTCCTCGTCGAAAACGACCCGAACGTCGGCATGCTGACCCTCCTGAACCGTCCCACCGACACCACCGGAGCCGCAGCGTTCAGGGCCACCGAATCCACCGGCTTCACCCCGAACGGTGTCGCCGGCGACCTCACCGCCGACAAGGAGAACGTCGCCACCGGCGGAGCCAACAGCGTCGACACCGGAACCGGCACCGACACCCAGGACCAGGACCGGACCGGCACCCGCGCCGGCACCAGCGGCGGCACCGAAAGCACCGCCGGCATCAACGGCAGCAGCGTCACCCTCCCCTACGGACTCGACCCCGCCACCACCCCCGTCCTCGGCAGCCACCAGAACGGCGCCCAACAGGCCGCCGACCTCGTCACCGGCTGGTACGGGCTCCCCGACCGCAGCGCCGACACCCCGATCCTCAGCATCGCCGCCGCCGGCCGCATCCACTCCGTCGACCCCGACGGCGTCGTCACCCCCGGCCAGCTCCTCGAGATCGAATACGGCAGACAGGCCACCGACGGCAGCGTCGAGGTCCTCGGCCGCATCGCCCCCATCGACATCGGCCCCGCCCCCTCGTGGCGGAACCTGCGCGTCCCCCTCGACCAGCTGCCCGCCGACGCGAACACCGTCCGCATCGTCGCCTCCGACACCGGACTCGCCCCCGACCAGTGGCTCGCCGTCACCCCACCCCGCGTCCCACACATGCAGACCCTGCAGACCGTCGTCGGCAGCAGCGCACCCGTCCTCCTGGACTGGTCCGTGGGCCTCGCCTTCCCCTGCCAGCGCCCGTTCGACCACCACGACGGCGTCGCCGAAGTCCCCGAATACCGGATCCTGCCCGACCGGGTCGGCGCCCAGGCCACCAACGCCTGGCAGGACGCGATCGGCGGCGGCCCCCTCGGCTGGACGTCCCTGCTCCTGAACGCCCAGACCGTCCCCACCTACCTGGCCGACGACTGGCGACGCGACTGGGGCTCCCTCGAACGGTTCACCCCGATCGTCGAATCCGCCCGACCGGCGACCGTCGACGTCGAGCAGATCCGACGTTCCGGACTGTGGTCACCAGGCCCGATCCGGAACGCACCACCCGCCTGA
- a CDS encoding glycosyl transferase, with product MSETLNLIEGQPTTVTTDTTGTTAAPERTRRRITAADAAAAVSFLALAVFVLGRQWRHLGDGYLASSGQDQTMWEWFFAVTAHSITNLDNPLSSTLQNYPLGVNLMANTAMFGVSIPLAPVTLLFGPTVTFTLALTLGLSGTATAWYWLLSRHVVTSRFAAAVGGVFCGFAPAMISHTNGHPNFVALFLLPVIALLVIRLGSGERPVRSGVLLGLAVAYQIFLGEEPLLIYSIAFAVFGLAYGASRPGDAIAAARRGIPGLCIGGAVALVIVAFPLWWQFLGPQSYHSIEHGPVGNDANAFTRFPTQSLGGDPGSATGLSMNATEENAFFGWPLILLATMTAVWLRRIPVARAAAVTAAVMAVLSMGVELSVAHTATGITLPWAWFAKLPLLESVLESRFAMGAVPAIAILLAVGTDRAIAAGRDGQRSTTLLWLGWLAVALLPLAPTPADVAHRTPAPAFFADGTWRSYVTDGSVVTVPLPRPEDATALQWQVQQNFGYPIAGGYFVGPAGPDDNGKYGPDDRPTALVLTKARETGQVPPIDNATRATARADLAFWNADVVVLPPGKNERALRATVNQLLGVDGTRVDGVWVWDLRNLT from the coding sequence GTGAGCGAGACCCTGAACCTGATCGAGGGACAGCCCACCACTGTCACGACTGACACGACTGGCACGACTGCCGCACCGGAACGGACCCGACGACGGATCACCGCCGCCGACGCTGCCGCCGCAGTCTCGTTCCTCGCCCTGGCCGTCTTCGTGCTCGGCCGGCAATGGCGTCACCTCGGTGACGGTTACCTGGCCTCGAGCGGCCAGGACCAGACGATGTGGGAATGGTTCTTCGCGGTCACCGCGCACTCCATCACGAACCTCGACAATCCACTGTCGAGCACACTGCAGAACTATCCGCTCGGCGTGAACCTCATGGCCAACACCGCCATGTTCGGCGTCAGCATCCCCCTCGCCCCCGTCACCCTGCTGTTCGGGCCCACCGTCACGTTCACCCTCGCCCTCACACTCGGCCTGTCCGGCACCGCCACCGCCTGGTACTGGCTACTGTCCCGGCACGTCGTCACATCCCGGTTCGCGGCCGCCGTCGGCGGCGTCTTCTGCGGATTCGCGCCCGCGATGATCTCGCACACCAACGGCCACCCCAACTTCGTGGCCCTGTTCCTGCTGCCCGTCATCGCACTGCTGGTGATCCGCCTCGGCAGCGGCGAACGCCCCGTCCGCAGCGGTGTCCTCCTCGGCCTCGCCGTCGCCTACCAGATCTTCCTCGGCGAAGAACCGCTGCTCATCTACTCCATCGCCTTCGCCGTCTTCGGCCTCGCCTACGGCGCCTCCCGCCCCGGCGACGCGATCGCCGCAGCCCGACGCGGAATCCCCGGCCTGTGCATCGGCGGCGCCGTCGCCCTCGTCATCGTCGCGTTCCCTCTGTGGTGGCAGTTCCTCGGCCCACAGAGCTACCACTCCATCGAGCACGGCCCCGTCGGCAACGACGCCAACGCCTTCACCCGCTTCCCCACCCAATCCCTCGGCGGCGACCCCGGCTCCGCCACCGGACTGTCCATGAACGCCACCGAAGAGAACGCCTTCTTCGGCTGGCCGCTGATCCTCCTCGCCACCATGACCGCCGTCTGGCTGCGCCGCATCCCCGTCGCCCGGGCCGCCGCCGTCACCGCCGCCGTGATGGCAGTGTTGTCCATGGGCGTCGAACTGTCCGTCGCCCACACCGCCACCGGCATCACCCTGCCCTGGGCGTGGTTCGCGAAACTGCCGCTCCTCGAATCCGTCCTCGAATCCCGCTTCGCGATGGGCGCCGTCCCCGCCATCGCGATCCTGCTCGCCGTCGGCACCGACCGGGCGATCGCCGCCGGCCGCGACGGACAACGCTCCACCACCCTGCTGTGGCTCGGCTGGCTCGCCGTCGCACTCCTGCCCCTCGCCCCGACCCCCGCCGACGTCGCCCACCGCACCCCCGCACCCGCATTCTTCGCCGACGGCACCTGGCGCTCCTACGTCACCGACGGATCCGTCGTCACCGTCCCCCTCCCCCGGCCCGAGGACGCCACCGCCCTGCAATGGCAGGTGCAGCAGAACTTCGGCTACCCCATCGCCGGCGGCTACTTCGTCGGCCCCGCCGGACCCGACGACAACGGCAAATACGGCCCCGACGACCGCCCCACCGCCCTCGTCCTCACCAAAGCCCGGGAAACCGGGCAGGTCCCCCCGATCGACAACGCCACCCGCGCCACCGCCCGCGCCGACCTGGCCTTCTGGAACGCCGACGTCGTCGTACTGCCACCCGGCAAGAACGAACGCGCCCTCCGCGCCACCGTGAACCAACTCCTCGGCGTCGACGGCACCCGCGTCGACGGCGTCTGGGTCTGGGACCTGCGGAACCTGACCTGA
- a CDS encoding ATPase, with translation MDVLDRIERTIEIDAPASRVWTLISEPGWYINDERIVEHRIERRGDLDVVHDPVHGEFAFATVRLDEPRYAAFRWLADPGAADGPSTLVEFTIVEAAPGRVLLTVVETGFASLPGTEIERRERYDGNAAGWAIELALAKGHVEAVDAVG, from the coding sequence ATGGACGTGCTGGATCGAATCGAACGGACGATAGAAATCGACGCGCCGGCGTCGCGGGTGTGGACGTTGATCAGCGAACCGGGCTGGTACATCAACGACGAACGGATCGTGGAGCATCGGATCGAGCGTCGCGGCGATCTGGACGTCGTGCACGACCCCGTGCACGGCGAGTTCGCCTTCGCGACCGTGCGACTGGACGAACCCCGGTACGCGGCCTTCCGTTGGCTCGCCGATCCCGGTGCCGCCGACGGCCCGTCGACGCTCGTGGAGTTCACGATCGTGGAGGCGGCCCCCGGGCGGGTGCTGCTGACGGTGGTGGAGACGGGGTTCGCATCGCTGCCGGGTACGGAAATCGAGCGCCGCGAGAGGTACGACGGCAATGCAGCGGGTTGGGCGATCGAGTTGGCGCTCGCGAAGGGGCACGTGGAGGCCGTCGATGCCGTCGGGTGA
- a CDS encoding metalloregulator ArsR/SmtB family transcription factor, with protein MPSGDAPAAPVVFAALADDTRWDILLRLGRSPASASALARELPVSRQAIAKHLAVLQDVGLVTAERAGREVRFVAVGARLSEAAAQLERIASGWDRRLARIKMRAEAD; from the coding sequence ATGCCGTCGGGTGACGCCCCCGCCGCCCCGGTGGTGTTCGCGGCGCTCGCCGACGACACCCGCTGGGACATTCTGTTGCGGCTCGGACGGTCTCCGGCGTCGGCGTCGGCGCTGGCCCGGGAGTTGCCGGTGTCGCGGCAGGCGATTGCGAAGCATCTCGCGGTGTTGCAGGACGTCGGTCTGGTCACCGCCGAGCGGGCGGGTCGGGAGGTGCGGTTCGTCGCGGTCGGTGCGCGGCTGAGCGAGGCGGCTGCGCAACTCGAGCGGATCGCGTCCGGTTGGGACCGTCGTCTCGCCCGGATCAAGATGCGCGCCGAGGCGGACTGA
- a CDS encoding FAD-binding and (Fe-S)-binding domain-containing protein, which translates to MPVGSSISDVLRRVGVRDVRDDGTTRALYSSDASLYRVPPVTVVFPRAVDEVAATLEVCRAEGVPLTARGAGTSITGNAVGPGVVLDFSRYLNAVLDVDPDARTAVVEPGVVQAVLQRAAAPHGLRFGPDPSSQNRCTIGGMIGNNACGTRALGYGRTSDNVVGLDVLTGSGSALSLPTADAPVLDALRDVTRTGSATIRTEFGRFGRQVSGYALEHLLPENGFDVARFFVGSEGTLGVVTQATVRLVHDPSFRVLVALGYDDIAAAGDDVMVVRGFAPTACEGIDSRLVDVVRERRGPQAVPPLPRGAAWLFVEIAGDERGEVLERAGALARGCAAVDALVVEDPERVAALWRIRADGAGLSARSPAGRPAHAGWEDAAVPPERMGDYLREFDALLTEFDVTGLPYGHFADGCLHIRIDLPLDRPGGTDVFRRFLTAAAEMVARYGGSLSGEHGDGRARSELLPLMYSSDALRLFGAVKHIFDPDDLLNPGVLVDPRPVDADLRIPQTSPLRRDLALAYSGDDGDFAQAVHRCTGVGKCRADNTGAGGVMCPSYLATREEKDSTRGRARVLQEMVNGSLVDGGWRSPEVHEALDLCLSCKGCASDCPTGVDMASYKSEVLHQSYRGRLRPVSHYSLGWLPRWAAVAGRVPRLVNAVTRLPGVAPAALTLGGADRRRHIPRFAPVSFRRWFDATAADRRTTGDPVVLFVDTFTDRFAPEIGMATVRVLEDAGFRPRLTARRECCGLTWITTGQLDAARRILGRTVSALAEEGVPIVGMEPSCTAVLRSDAVELLGTPDARAVAEATRTLAELLTDRDGWSLPDLTGTRVVAQPHCHHHAVMGWSADAALLRRAGAQVERLGGCCGLAGNFGVEKGHYDVSATIAERQLVPAVDAAAPDAVVLADGYSCRTQITDLTRRKGVHLAELLDRRRR; encoded by the coding sequence ATGCCTGTTGGATCGTCGATTTCCGACGTGTTGCGTCGTGTCGGGGTGCGCGATGTGCGCGACGACGGGACGACGCGGGCACTGTATTCGTCGGATGCGTCGTTGTATCGGGTGCCGCCGGTGACGGTGGTGTTTCCGCGGGCGGTGGACGAGGTGGCGGCGACGTTGGAGGTGTGCCGTGCGGAGGGGGTTCCGCTCACGGCGCGTGGTGCGGGGACGTCGATCACGGGCAATGCGGTGGGGCCGGGGGTGGTGCTCGATTTCAGCCGGTACCTGAACGCGGTGCTCGACGTCGATCCGGATGCACGGACGGCGGTCGTGGAACCCGGTGTGGTGCAGGCGGTTCTGCAGCGTGCGGCGGCGCCGCACGGTCTGCGGTTCGGGCCGGATCCGTCGTCGCAGAATCGGTGCACGATCGGTGGGATGATCGGCAACAATGCTTGCGGGACACGGGCTCTCGGGTACGGGCGGACGTCGGACAATGTTGTCGGACTGGACGTACTGACCGGGTCGGGTTCGGCGCTGTCCCTGCCGACGGCAGATGCGCCCGTCCTCGACGCGTTGCGTGACGTCACGCGCACCGGGTCGGCCACGATCCGTACGGAGTTCGGCCGGTTCGGTCGACAGGTGTCGGGGTATGCGCTCGAACATCTGTTGCCGGAGAACGGTTTCGACGTCGCTCGGTTCTTCGTCGGTAGCGAGGGCACACTCGGGGTGGTGACGCAGGCGACGGTGCGGCTCGTGCACGATCCGTCGTTCCGGGTGCTGGTGGCGCTCGGCTACGACGACATCGCGGCCGCCGGCGACGACGTCATGGTGGTGCGCGGGTTCGCGCCGACGGCGTGCGAGGGCATCGATTCGCGGTTGGTGGACGTGGTGCGGGAGCGGCGGGGTCCGCAGGCGGTGCCGCCGCTGCCGCGGGGTGCGGCGTGGTTGTTCGTGGAGATCGCGGGTGACGAGCGCGGTGAGGTGCTCGAGCGGGCGGGTGCCCTGGCTCGCGGGTGTGCGGCGGTCGATGCGCTGGTCGTGGAGGATCCGGAGCGTGTCGCGGCTCTGTGGCGGATCCGTGCGGACGGTGCGGGGTTGTCGGCGCGCAGTCCGGCGGGCCGGCCCGCGCACGCCGGCTGGGAGGACGCGGCGGTTCCGCCGGAGCGGATGGGCGACTATCTGCGCGAGTTCGACGCCCTGCTCACCGAGTTCGATGTCACGGGTCTGCCGTACGGGCATTTCGCGGACGGGTGCTTGCACATCCGGATCGATCTGCCGTTGGACCGGCCGGGCGGCACCGACGTGTTCCGACGGTTCCTCACCGCGGCGGCCGAGATGGTCGCCCGGTACGGCGGTTCGTTGTCGGGGGAGCACGGTGACGGCCGGGCCCGTAGTGAACTGTTGCCGCTCATGTATTCGTCGGACGCGTTGCGCCTGTTCGGTGCCGTCAAGCACATCTTCGACCCGGACGATCTCCTCAATCCGGGGGTGTTGGTCGATCCGCGGCCGGTGGACGCGGATCTCCGTATCCCGCAGACGTCGCCGTTGCGCCGGGATCTCGCGCTCGCCTATTCGGGCGACGACGGTGATTTCGCGCAGGCCGTGCACCGCTGCACGGGTGTGGGGAAGTGCCGGGCCGACAACACCGGTGCGGGCGGTGTCATGTGCCCGTCCTATCTGGCGACGCGGGAGGAGAAGGATTCGACGCGCGGCCGGGCTCGGGTGCTGCAGGAGATGGTCAACGGTTCTCTGGTGGACGGCGGCTGGCGGTCCCCGGAGGTGCACGAGGCGCTCGATCTGTGCCTGTCGTGCAAGGGCTGCGCGTCGGACTGTCCGACGGGCGTCGACATGGCGTCCTACAAGTCGGAGGTGCTGCACCAGAGTTATCGGGGTCGGCTGCGTCCCGTCTCGCACTATTCACTCGGGTGGTTGCCGCGGTGGGCGGCCGTCGCCGGTCGGGTGCCGCGGCTGGTGAATGCGGTGACTCGGCTTCCGGGGGTCGCGCCGGCCGCGTTGACGCTGGGTGGGGCGGATCGTCGACGCCACATTCCGCGGTTCGCACCGGTTTCTTTCCGACGCTGGTTCGACGCCACCGCCGCGGACCGTCGCACGACGGGCGACCCGGTGGTGCTGTTCGTCGACACGTTCACCGACCGTTTCGCGCCGGAGATCGGGATGGCGACGGTCCGGGTGCTCGAGGACGCCGGTTTCCGGCCGCGTCTCACGGCACGACGCGAGTGCTGTGGTCTGACGTGGATCACCACCGGTCAGCTCGACGCGGCCCGCCGCATCCTGGGCCGTACCGTGTCCGCCCTCGCCGAGGAGGGTGTTCCGATCGTGGGAATGGAACCGTCGTGCACGGCGGTACTGCGATCCGACGCCGTCGAACTCCTCGGTACCCCGGACGCGCGTGCGGTCGCGGAGGCCACGCGCACGCTCGCGGAACTGCTGACCGACCGGGACGGCTGGTCGCTGCCGGACCTGACGGGGACGAGGGTCGTCGCGCAACCGCACTGCCACCACCATGCGGTGATGGGGTGGAGCGCGGACGCGGCATTGTTGCGTCGGGCGGGCGCGCAGGTGGAGCGGCTCGGCGGCTGCTGCGGGCTGGCCGGCAACTTCGGGGTGGAGAAGGGGCACTACGACGTGTCCGCCACGATCGCCGAACGGCAGTTGGTTCCGGCCGTCGATGCCGCTGCACCGGACGCGGTGGTGCTGGCCGACGGCTACTCGTGCCGCACCCAGATCACCGACCTCACCCGACGTAAGGGCGTTCACCTGGCCGAACTCCTGGACCGTCGGCGCCGCTGA
- a CDS encoding MarR family winged helix-turn-helix transcriptional regulator, which translates to MDSTDRPEPDFIDIVRDEWGRSYPEIDTSPIEIVGRITRISSQALHQLDRALAPSSVTRAEFEVLCALARSDRPLRTSEVTAVTMVSGAATTKHVERLVAVGFVERERFERDGRVVLLRVTDAGREFVDRELPRRIERDQRLLAGLDDGERAVLAGLLRRICRNSDDADRI; encoded by the coding sequence GTGGATTCGACCGATCGTCCCGAGCCCGACTTCATCGATATCGTTCGTGACGAGTGGGGACGGTCGTACCCGGAGATCGACACCTCGCCGATCGAAATCGTCGGCCGGATCACCCGGATCAGTTCGCAGGCACTGCATCAGCTCGATCGAGCACTCGCGCCGAGCAGTGTGACGCGGGCCGAGTTCGAGGTGCTGTGCGCGTTGGCGCGCAGTGATCGCCCGCTGCGGACGAGTGAGGTCACGGCGGTGACGATGGTGAGTGGGGCTGCCACCACCAAGCATGTGGAACGGTTGGTCGCTGTGGGGTTCGTCGAGCGAGAACGCTTCGAACGGGACGGTCGCGTGGTTCTGCTCCGTGTCACGGATGCCGGACGCGAGTTCGTCGATCGGGAACTTCCGCGACGTATCGAGAGGGATCAGCGACTGCTCGCCGGCCTCGACGACGGTGAACGCGCCGTGCTCGCCGGCCTGTTGCGTCGAATCTGCCGGAACAGCGACGACGCCGACCGGATCTGA
- a CDS encoding FUSC family protein encodes MTALQTPRPTRVEHTRVALAHTVAPSTWRRAFDVRAADATIAPALRVGLATATVLAVGALLGYRELAGFAALGALASAFGRYEPYPRLAGKLALVGVALVASMAVGGTLGAAGLPTWALIGVLSLVAAGASAYMNAFQLIGPGPVISVFAATGAAGYSATFGDVTAVTVAGALGVVVGWLAAMLPGMILPLGPARLAAARALDAVGSLERVGVDGLPGARAALVRAREVLVSSGRARVDRGHGRDLAELLDAADTAIDEWTSDGDATALRNITRHGGELRKIKRSSILGGVGDRPSRRTELPVPPGLLRSARVRIGSEALWHTAVRVAVASALAGWVAAACGLDHPLWASMGAVATLQGLTYAHTVQRGIQRLLGNVGGAAVAAALLTVPLGFWQAVIAVVVFQIAAELMVLVNYGLTTLAVTPMALLMTGFTVPVTPETGVSRIVDTLVGVVIGVVVAAVTVGRTDRHHVE; translated from the coding sequence GTGACTGCTCTCCAGACTCCCCGGCCGACGCGCGTCGAACATACGCGTGTCGCACTGGCGCACACCGTCGCGCCGTCCACATGGCGTCGGGCATTCGACGTGCGGGCAGCGGACGCGACGATCGCCCCCGCACTGCGGGTGGGGCTCGCGACCGCGACCGTGCTCGCTGTCGGCGCACTTCTCGGGTACCGGGAGCTGGCCGGTTTCGCGGCGCTGGGTGCGCTCGCGTCGGCCTTCGGACGATACGAGCCCTATCCGCGGCTGGCGGGCAAGCTGGCGCTGGTGGGCGTCGCGCTCGTGGCGTCGATGGCGGTCGGGGGAACGCTCGGTGCGGCAGGACTGCCGACGTGGGCACTGATCGGTGTGCTGTCTCTCGTTGCGGCCGGGGCATCCGCCTACATGAACGCTTTCCAGCTGATCGGGCCGGGGCCGGTGATCTCGGTGTTCGCGGCCACCGGCGCGGCCGGGTATTCGGCCACCTTCGGGGACGTCACCGCGGTGACGGTCGCCGGGGCACTGGGCGTCGTCGTAGGGTGGCTCGCGGCGATGCTGCCGGGAATGATCCTGCCGTTGGGGCCGGCGCGTCTGGCAGCCGCCCGCGCGCTCGACGCCGTCGGATCGCTCGAGCGGGTCGGCGTCGACGGGCTGCCCGGCGCGCGTGCGGCACTGGTCCGGGCGCGGGAGGTGCTCGTGTCCAGTGGGCGGGCGCGAGTGGACCGCGGCCACGGCCGGGATCTGGCGGAGCTTCTCGACGCGGCGGACACGGCGATCGACGAGTGGACGTCGGACGGCGATGCCACTGCGCTGCGGAACATCACCCGGCACGGCGGTGAACTGCGAAAGATCAAGCGGTCCAGCATTCTCGGTGGCGTCGGGGACCGGCCGTCACGGCGGACCGAGCTGCCGGTGCCGCCCGGACTGTTGCGGTCCGCGCGGGTCCGTATCGGGTCGGAGGCGTTGTGGCACACCGCGGTGCGGGTGGCGGTGGCGTCGGCCCTGGCCGGGTGGGTGGCCGCGGCCTGTGGTCTCGACCATCCGCTGTGGGCGTCGATGGGTGCGGTCGCGACTCTCCAGGGACTCACCTACGCGCACACGGTGCAGCGCGGGATCCAGCGTCTCCTCGGCAATGTCGGTGGTGCCGCCGTCGCGGCCGCGTTGCTGACGGTGCCGCTGGGCTTCTGGCAGGCCGTGATCGCCGTCGTGGTCTTCCAGATCGCCGCGGAACTGATGGTGCTCGTCAACTACGGTCTCACGACCCTGGCGGTGACCCCGATGGCACTGCTCATGACGGGGTTCACGGTGCCGGTGACGCCCGAGACCGGCGTCAGCCGCATCGTCGACACCCTCGTCGGTGTCGTGATCGGTGTGGTGGTCGCTGCGGTGACGGTGGGCCGCACGGACCGTCACCACGTCGAGTGA